A single region of the Drosophila takahashii strain IR98-3 E-12201 chromosome 2R, DtakHiC1v2, whole genome shotgun sequence genome encodes:
- the LOC138912627 gene encoding calponin homology domain-containing protein DDB_G0272472-like: MEEKPSRKRTREVETKRWSESEVDKILDYMLEHKNVEKPTAQLYYKKLLETTKIDASWNSLRFKVRHLKLAWRKAEDFCRSTGAGIEEEDSETTIEAKILKMCPKYYLLRSIFFVEKDLDIVVHESQNYEGSIIEIPEEKVDIDIASDLSFEGKTKRKTEKTAIAKLQEMDSERMKFRQDTLALEREKFMWSKELENRKLEIEEKRLDNDMKKLKMELEHKERMLKMELDMKK, from the exons ATGGAAGAAAAACCCTCTAGAAAGCGTACCAGGGAGGTCGAAACTAAGCGATGGTCAGAGAGCGAAGTTGATAAAATCCTAGACTATATGTTGGAGCACAAAAATGTTGAG AAACCAACGGCCCAACTTTACTACAAGAAGTTGTTGGAGACTACAAAAATTGACGCTTCTTGGAACAGTCTCCGTTTTAAAGTGCGTCATTTGAAGTTGGCTTGGCGAAAGGCAGAAGACTTTTGTAGGTCAACAGGAGCAGGAATAGAGGAGGAAGATTCTGAGACAACTATTGAGG CAAAAATCTTAAAGATGTGTCCCAAGTACTATTTACTGCGATCGATATTCTTTGTGGAAAAAGATCTGGACATAGTGGTACACGAATCGCAAAACTATGAGGGGAGCATTATTGAGATTCCTGAAGAAAAAGTTGATATAGATATTGCTTCGGATCTGTCCTTCGAAGGTAAAACTAAACGGAAGACAGAAAAAACTGCAATAGCGAAACTTCAAGAAATGGACTCCGAAAGAATGAAATTTAGGCAGGATACGCTTGCTCTGGAAAGGGAGAAGTTTATGTGGAGCAAGGAACTAGAAAACCGGAAACTGGAAATAGAGGAAAAGCGATTGGACAACGATatgaaaaaacttaaaatggaACTAGAACACAAGGAGCGAATGTTAAAGATGGAGCTTgacatgaaaaaataa